Within the Platichthys flesus chromosome 8, fPlaFle2.1, whole genome shotgun sequence genome, the region GCTCTAGAAAATGTACTAAAACCCTGATTGTTGATATACTCTGATTCTAACGTTGCAGGAAAACTTTCATTTAGTTGAACAGGATTTAACACATATACCCATGCAAGGAGCTTTGAGCTTAATGCTAAATAAAGCTTAAATGCTAACACACATGTTCTCTACACTgatctccagacattttcctgaagctCAAAAGTTTTACTGTAGTTCATCAGTTTCCAAAAGACGAGAGAGTCACCAGAGCCAGTGGGATACATTTCAAGCAAGTTTATGGCAActccaacaaaaaaaagagagatttcaGTGTTGACCAAAGTGATGTGGGTGGAAAAGTAAAGGCACCATGTGAGTTACACAAAACGTTTTTTAATGGcaagacaaaataaacaaaggaaCTGAGTGAACCTTTATCAGCCCCAGAGAGAATGtgttctttaaaatgtaaatgataaaCAACACTGATTAAAGCTTGACGGACACGGAGCGAGGTTTACACTTCTGACTGGATGAGCTCCCGCCTCCTGTCAGTGAGTCCAGCACCGACTCTTCACCCTCGGCCTCACCAGGGATCATTcctgacagagaaacacacacctcaGCCTGACGATGTGACGTTAGTGCTACTTAGAGTGTCATTGTTAACTTTCTTATTGACAACCAGGCTACTGAAGGTAGAATAGCTTGTTTCTTCATCGCACATTGATCAGACTATTCTTGAAAATAATTGACTAGTAGATAAATAGATATCGTGATCTGTGGGCGCACCTAAATGCTACAGGAGcatctttatttctttactttgaGAATGTAATACCTCCGTTACTGCTAACGTTACCTTCGATAATGCACAATGAGGCTAACAACCGCTAAAGGAACGACTGCTTGGACCTCTACGACACAacagttttaaatttaaactcCAGCTGATTCAGGTCACATGAAGGTCGTAGTTGTGCTAACCGGTCCAGATCCTCCCAGTGCGGGCAGTGGTGACCTTCAGCACCACTTGAGGCAGGAAGCATTTACACAATGTAATAAACAGAGGTGGACGTAAAACACGAGCTTTGTTGTTCTGACCTTGTACAGACATACACAACATCTAGGTGCTGCAGCTCTGGAAGTCTGTTTGCATTAAGGCAGATAGATGTGTAAACGGTCCCGGCTTTGAACTGGTTGTCTCGCTCTCGAcgtgtatgtgcacacacacacacacttacacacacacgcacacacgcacacacgcactcacacactcacacactcacacactcacacactcacacactcacacacaaacagtgcagGCCAGAGTGTGAGTGGTGCCCTGGGAGACACACACGTGCCCCCATGTGTTAGGCTGAACCCAAAGTTTGTGTGCTCTGTGGCCATCGTCCCCCTCACCACCTTTCCCCCCCCCGCAGCTCCCAGCGATTGTGAGGGGAAAGCCCCGACATGTTGTGCATCCAAACCACTCACTCAGCATCCAACAACACGCTGACAACACTTCAGGTGGGTTTTTTTGTTGCCCTGAGCCATCTTAGGGGCTGTATGGCGGGGGCTTCTCATCGGGATGGTTGTGAGGGGGGGAGTAGCGTGGAGGAACCATAGTGGGCCAGAGGTGGCTGGCTCCGGACTGGGAGTCGTCGGACAGGCCGTCGGGGAGCGTGTAGGAGCCCTGGAGGAAACGAACAACACAGATTAGGAGGACACATTCAAAAGATTGGTTACAGAATAAGAGCTGAATACTGATAAATAGTCTCCTGATATTAACTGAGACACTGCGAGATAGGATGGGTTTCCTTTTCATTATGGGTCATTATGAATGggttttgatgaaaaacatcaaacacgtgcaatttggtgcagattcaagaAAGAACCCCGGGTCTATAGGATTTAAATATGATGACGATGACTCTTGGCCACTGTACCTGCAGGTCGTAGGCGGTGTAAGGCGGCAGGCAGGGGGCAGTGTTGTAGTGGGAGTTGAGAGTGGTGGTAGTGGGTCGAGGAGGTTCTGAGCGGACCGGAACTGCGATGGCCTCTGGTTCAGATGAGCTTTCTGAGGCCGTAGATGGAATCTGACAAAGAGGTAAAGATCATTATTTAATCCACACAAGTTAACATGTGGACCTGTGTTGATCAATATCAGCCAATCCTGATAAATGGATCAACAGATGTCTTAAGCATCAAACAAGATTAAACACTTCACATACCATGTCCTTGAAGCCTCCCAGTACTGCGGCAGTGATGATGCCCAGGAACAGGGCCACGATGTTGAGGATGGTGGCCGACCACAGCAGGTGGTAGAGGTGCACGACGTCCTGGCAGCTCTTCACATCTGTGTACTCGTGGTAGCCTCCGATCACCTCCACACGGCTAGCCCAGTGGgtgggacagagagggagacagccTATAGTCAAGCCACAAAAGTCTCTGGCAGCGGTTATCTAAAAATGCAGCTACGTGAAGCAGGCTCTGAGCGTTTGTATTCAGCACACAGTGGAAGACGTGAGACAGGTTTTTGATTTATGGTTGTTAAAGTTCAGGTGTTTTTTAAGTGTCAATGTGAGAAGAAGCCGTTAAGTTACAATGATAGAGTTGGAAGACACAGGCGAGGACATGGATTAATGTCTGATCAGTCACAATGAGGATAAGCAGAGGAAATGGCATCATGGCGTACATTTCaacactgtgatgtcacttATCAAAAAGAATTGGCTGGTATGGGTCTAGAAAAAAAGGACCTACTTCCAAATCATGGATGATTTCCTAAACTTTTTCAAAACATCTTTATTCTGAAGTCCCATAAGAGGATGTTGTCTGAAACAaaggttaaaagaaaaacaaacattcttgTGCTGTTGTACAATCAATGCAAAAAAACTGGGACAGCAGAACAAATCCAAACAGTCACAGCAACACAGCCAAAGCAAGGAGACACTGAGtcggatttttcttttttctcggCATACTCACTTTCCGCAGTGGTAGAGGTCGCAGCAGTAGCAGGTGTTGCTCCTCACGCGCAGGTTGCAGGACGTGCGCCCCGACGTCTGGCAGGGCACCTGGAGGTCAGAAAGGAATTTACAGTCCCTTCACCCAGAATGCACTGCCGGCAAAACTCACTGAGGAGGAACCGATGCAAGCCAGAAAAAAAGTGTGTCTCTTACGTCCCGATCAGACGCCGTCTCACTGGAGTGATAGTCACAGCGTCCGGCGTACAGAGGCCGGAGGTCCTGCAGCACAAGGAACCGCAGTGAATCAGTTTCATGTCTCTCTGAAGAGTTCATTAATAGTCCACTTATGTTTACTGGATCCATGCTGAATGATTAATGGACATTAGTAATGGAATGTGCTTCCACCTTAACTTGTGAATGAGGAGCTTTTGACTGGACGCAGACACTTTGGACCAGTGTTAAATTATGGATTCCCAACCCTGAGGGCGAGTGCTGAGATGAAATCCTAATATtgatatcattatttttattttttatgtctcTGTTCCGGTGACAGCCAAGGGGACGGAGGCATATTGTTTTCCAGTTGTTCTTCCATCGTCCTTTTCTTCAAATTGTTTACGTAGACTCACCGATCAATTGATTCAATTTGTGTGTTCAAGTGTCAGGGTGGCCACACAAAACAGGTTTTGGCCTCTTGCATCTGCCTTTAGGGAATTTGTTGAACTTTTTGACCAGCTGTCACTTGGAGTctattagatttcagtggtcagaGGTcgaaggtcacagtgacctcataccAAATTCTCAAAACTGCATTTCTTGGTGAAGGCATCCAAGCACAGCACAGCTTCTTTATTTTTGCAGAGTTCAAATGGCTCCTGTAGTGGTAGTACGTCAAAGTACCTGTATTTTCTCCAGTAGGATTTTAAATCCCTGACAATCATTTCACCTTTATTTCATCCTTGTGTTTGAAAGGTTAGCAAACTCAACCCTGTGATTTGCTGGGATCCTGTTGTGGGTTTACCCTGCTTCTCAACCAGTGTCAGCAGGGATTGGCTCTAGCTCCTCGCAACCCGGTATAGATCATGGAGATGGAGATTAGACTCCATCTCCATGATTTCTGGCTCATTAacggttcagtgtgtagaatttagtgacatctagtggtgaagtttcaagttgcagctgaatacccctcaccccaccctccccttccagacatgacagagaacctgtggtagcttcagttgtcataaaaactcaaaaggtgtttagtttgtccagtctgggctactgtaaaaaaaacatggccggcctctgtagagaggactcGCTCCctttgtaaatataaagtatttaaatataaagtaccaATTCAAgggtcaagaaaacaacaattcatacagttgaaacacactagtgaaaacaacacaacaattattttttatttaatttctgccaatacatccctttcatctaaatcttacacactgaacttttaaaaattaaaaagtgacTCAGATTGGAAGATAACTTCTAAAATAACAATGTTAACCAACAGCCAACTTCCGTGTCTCTGCATCGGATGACATTTcgtatttctctttctttcaacctCGTAGTTTAGTGTTTGAAAAAGGTTTGAGAGGAAAATCTCCCATTTTCCATTTAGCTGGCAAGTGAAAATCTGcaaatgctgctgctctccctTTACACCCGGCCTCTAATTCATTTTGGCATAATTCTCTTAAGAGTGCATTAGCGGTTATTTAGTATTTTATGTACTTTGCGTCATGGAAAAGAATCTCCCTGTACCACAACATATATTTGCCTCCCTGAGAAGGGTGCGGCCGCTGCGACGGTCAGTCAGGCGCCCGGCATACGTTGAACCACATGTGCAATGCAGTGTTTTAAGATTAAATCTGGGTGGCATTGATTGATAAGCTTAATATAAGTCGGAGTGTTATGCATATCCATAATTTATGAGTTTGGTTAAATAAGTGGAAGCTTCGGTGATACTCACAATGTGCCTCGCAGCAAACACTCCATCGACAATAGCGCAGCAGAAGGCGGCCACCACTCCGAAACTGATGAAGACGATTGATGCCACCAACTGTGAAAGAAACGATCTCATAAGACTGTGAATACGATTTGCAGCCGCTCACTGCTCGCTCTCACCACTGTTGTAATGAGTTACATTTGCATGACTAATGTGcatcatcctgtgaaggactctGGTGAATGGGAGGAGGGGGCAGCGGGGGGGGTCACAGGCCTGGTAAAGGACGAACAGTGTCGGAGCGCTGTGGTTGTCACCCGGCTCCAGTGGTGTTCAGGGCTGGCACGCTGCCCGGCCCCTTTATGGGCACTTTCACTACTCAATGAGAGACAGCATGTattcaattacacatcacccCACCCTGTCTGCAGCCACCCCCCAGCTTGCattgggagggaggggggggcaacTGACGCAAACAGATTCAACTGCGAGTTACGGCACAACGGCCACTTAGGACAACGTCTCCGCGGTTGCTAACGTGAAAACATCCAGAGCCGGAGAGTTTTGAACGAGGCAAGATGGCCGTTGTAGCTCGGATCATCGTTCCTAAAGGCCGCGACTTATTTATTTCCTCAGTGTGATTCGTCCTCTGAACAAAACGGTCCTCCATCAACTGAGAACAGTTTAAAATGATTCCAAATGagagatttctgtgtttccttttgttaTACCTTCACACCCAAAGCGCTGCACTCACCCTCAAACAGCACGTGCTCGGTTTTGCTGCTCTCGTGCTTAAACTCAACTGTGCGCTCGCTTACACTCAGATATTTTGTTTCTGGGACAGATTTCCTGCTGCTCTCGGATTTCTCTTCCGCTCTTGGAGTTTTTTCTTCTGCACTTGGTTCAAAATATCTGAGTGTGAGAAGTGAACCACGTTTGGTCGAGCCCATATGTCGGCGGAACACGATCACTTCTGCGCAGACTCCGGATCCAAACTACGTCAGGATTACAAGATGGCGGCGCCCGAATCTGAGCTGTTTCTGCTTTAACTTTGTACAACGGGAGAAACTTTATAGTTCGGACCAAATAGTCAAAAAATCCAAATACAACTATAAGCAAGAGTTTGGACACTTGTAGGTATTTTAGAACCCAATCTCAACTATAGgcaattatatttaaataattatctTTCTGTTGATGAACTAAGTATTTAAGCTCTCCTGatcaataataaacaattaATAAATACCAAGAAGTCATTAACATTTATGAGGAGCAGCATTATGAGAGGTTGTGTAACGTGCCACAGCTCAGTCACTCGTGAGCCTGTCAGACATcgactctctgctgctccaggcaTCCGGCCTCTGCTGCGTTATAGGAAAAGGTGTCATGATACAAACTCATTCTTCATTCCAGCCCTGACAGTCCCTGCCCGGCTCCACTGCGGTTTCCTTCTCCACATTCCACTGTGGACATCAGTCCTCCTCCACTTACACCCCACTTCTATTTCTGACTGCGTCTCCCCCTGCAGCCAGGGACACTTGCCCTGACACACAACACGAAACCACATCAGGACAACTGGGACTCGCAGTCTGGGTCACGTGTGCTGTTCATATTGTCATATTTACGACTTAATCAAGCTCTAGACTGTGTGAGAGTAACTCAGACTCACGcaaagtttaataataatagttatgtgagacaaggagacacagagcaCTGAGGTGATAGAAATACTCTTACCATCTGCCTCTTGTTCTCTATCAAATGAGCGCCGATAATTCCCAGGAAAGAGCCAAAGCccagctgaggagagagagaatagatTTCAGAGCATTTATCAATTTGACTTTGATGCTTTCATTTAAGTGTATGAAACATGTTCACAACTATTTCACTTGTGATACGAGGAAAGTTTCTCTCAATCTAACGATGCACTTTGTAATTGAATATAATTTCTTATCTAATGCAATTATAATCAAATTATTTCAACTCTTAATGTGATGAGTTTGAGGACGAAGTCTTAAGAGGCCTCTTCATCATTGGCTGCCTTCCTGGCAGCGTTAAAAGCCAAGTACTGTGAAGAAAACACACTTATGGACTGAGATGCTTTACCTCACTCAGCCTCTAATGACAATGATGCTGAATAATGAATGTTGGGGAAGCTCTCCCCTAAGAGATCTTCAGTAATTAACTTTATAAGAGTCCAGGAGCAGGAAGAGCTCACGACAAACACACTCTTCACTCATAATGAATTCTGATGTGAGCAGGCCTCGTGCTGCTGGTGCAGTGAAGGTGTGAACTCACAATGACTCCTGGGTAGTAGCCGCCCACTGTGATGTTCTGCGTCCTGGTCGTCGCTGCTATGCCAAAGACGAGGATGAGCACAGACACGATGAGCAACATCACCGTCACTATAATggatttcctctttctcctcttaaAGGAGCCTGGAAGAGAGCAGATCAGTGAACATCACAGTGTGACCTGAATGACAAAGTGAAATTAGAAAGACGAGGCTGCTGTTGTGATGGGAAGGACACTCATGTCTGGCGAGTCTCTGGGCCTTCGACCATCAGTAGCTTTATCCCTCAAAGTTTCTAAAAGCAGGGTTTCATAAAGGGTTGTGCTTTTAAGATGCACCACATGTCTGTCCACATAGAAAGTTGGACCACCTCTCCAGCTCAATAAGACTTTAGCAACAGGTGATTTCACACTCAAAAGATGTCACTTTGGAATAAATCCACTTCACTGACTCATTTCATCGTCAAACTAGTTTTTGCACAGAACAAGGATTCTAGATTTAGTCCAGAATAGAAACCGATCTACTTAGTTCATTAGTCGGCAAAGATTTCTTCTCCttccagcatttttttttagcatGCCACATATCTGGTATCCATCTGAGCTCAATAGCCTCAAAACATTAAGAAGTTACAGTGATATCTAATTAATCTGTTTTCTCTGGTAGGAAGAATGTGTGTATCAGCCAAAAACAATGAATAATATCTAagatatgaataaaaacagatttgtcTGAATCTCCTCCCAGAGGTTGTTTTCTTGTAGAGAGACAAGCGTCTGCATCAGT harbors:
- the tmem255a gene encoding transmembrane protein 255A isoform X1 produces the protein MPPPQSLQSSGLSLSETSMGSFKRRKRKSIIVTVMLLIVSVLILVFGIAATTRTQNITVGGYYPGVILGFGSFLGIIGAHLIENKRQMLVASIVFISFGVVAAFCCAIVDGVFAARHIDLRPLYAGRCDYHSSETASDRDVPCQTSGRTSCNLRVRSNTCYCCDLYHCGKQHPLMGLQNKDVLKKFRKSSMIWNRVEVIGGYHEYTDVKSCQDVVHLYHLLWSATILNIVALFLGIITAAVLGGFKDMIPSTASESSSEPEAIAVPVRSEPPRPTTTTLNSHYNTAPCLPPYTAYDLQGSYTLPDGLSDDSQSGASHLWPTMVPPRYSPPHNHPDEKPPPYSP
- the tmem255a gene encoding transmembrane protein 255A isoform X2 gives rise to the protein MPPPQSLQSSGLSLSETSMGSFKRRKRKSIIVTVMLLIVSVLILVFGIAATTRTQNITVGGYYPGVILGFGSFLGIIGAHLIENKRQMLVASIVFISFGVVAAFCCAIVDGVFAARHIDLRPLYAGRCDYHSSETASDRDVPCQTSGRTSCNLRVRSNTCYCCDLYHCGNRVEVIGGYHEYTDVKSCQDVVHLYHLLWSATILNIVALFLGIITAAVLGGFKDMIPSTASESSSEPEAIAVPVRSEPPRPTTTTLNSHYNTAPCLPPYTAYDLQGSYTLPDGLSDDSQSGASHLWPTMVPPRYSPPHNHPDEKPPPYSP